The genome window GTAATCAATCCTTCCTTACACATGATCCTTCATTAACTTCCTTtctttcaaaatcataaaacttgAATCTTTTCCAACCTTGATaaaacttgaatgagttgattaAACCTTGAATGAGGGAAAGACATGAATCAAGAGACAAAGACAcaattttttatactagttcactctctgtttctagagaagctaatccatTTATCTAATTCACAACCTGAATTAGATTTCCACTATGCATCAAGAATCCTTACAAGTCATCACAAGCAATCTACAATTCCTACCCCAGAAAAAGAGATTAAGGCATCCAACACAAAGACCCTATGTGAATATAAGCCTAAGAGAACTCTACTCTTAGCCGAAACTAGAAAACCTTATTCTAGCATGTTGTAAGAAATTCACGCATTAACACAAGACCGTGCAAAAATCATACGCATGACAAAAGACCAAGTAGGAGAGATACAACCTGACCAATCTTTCCACAAAAACCTTTCTAGATTGAAAAGTTGATCTTCTACTTAAAAGAAACAACTCACTTTCAAGAAAAGATCttccaaataaaaagattaagaaGTAGTCAGTTACTATAAAGCtcttttttctctatctcttgTTCACCAATGAAAGTATGAAATCTTGCTCATTCTGAGACTAAGAAGTAATTTTTGATATGTATTGAGTATTCTCTAATGATCTCAAGATATATAGATGTGAACAAAAgctagttatttataaaaaaaaaagttataaccgcctgtaatcgattaaatctataaggtaattgattatttcaatgaagtaatcgattagattatctaactaattaattaaagtgtTCATCCAACATCTAGAAAACAACTCAAGAaaaatgtaatcgattagatgacctaagtaatcgattaaagtaatCTTGTTCACCTTTGAACAACTTAAACAAgagagaagtaatcgattaatacactggtaatcgattaaagcagagactcctaaaaaatagtcattgtctcaaacaacagtgtaatcgattaaattgatGCGAGACTTAACTCTTGCAGCTTCAGACAACTTGTTGTTATCAATTACAACaactctgtaatcgattaaaacaaagtTTTTGCCTCTGAAGAAATTTTTCTAACTTTGAAAATTTCCTTCACACACACTATGATGATGCACAATGCAAAATAGATATCAAATGTACTAAGATGCAATAACCAAGTTAACAACCAATAAAAATGTCACTCAAaggagttgggcatgtaaaagccAAAACATCTTCGAACACTCCTTCAAGCTTTTCCTTGAGTTTCAAGCTTTAGTCTTAGGTTGTTCCATGTTGCTCATGTTGTTGCTCCCCCATTCTCTAACATTTCGATAAGCATTAGCACCAAAGACCTCGTTGCCACTGTGTCTTTCGTCTTTGCCTCGGCAGGAGAATGAGTGAGAGCGAGAGCAATAGTGAgatgagagtgagagtgagtgGGTGAGAGAAGACGGGAGACGTTAGTATTAAAACCCAACATCagtttattaaaaaactaatgttaacatcgcgatgttaatatcagttttttaaaaactgatataaacaaaaatcgattaatatcggttttttataaaatcgatgttaacatcgattttataaaaaaaaccgatgttaacatcgatttttttaaaaattgatgttgacaaaatcgatttatttacaaaaatgttaccgcccttttgttaacatcggttttatcaaAACCTGATGTTAAAGTAGTATTATTGAAAACATTCTTTCTAGTAATGTTTACTTCGGTTATAACTATGACCAATGTGGAAAAGTGACTTTTTACATTGGTTATAGTACAActggttaaaaaagaaaaatactcacagctgaaaaatagttttcaaattacaccttttaaataatatttttttcattttttggtaaaaaaaagtcCCAACAAGAGTGCTGTGGTGCCACAAAGATCAACAAGTGTTTGTTGTGGCAACATTGATCAACAagtattttggatttttttttatcaaattaagtGGTTTCGTGAAACTATATACCAAACTAATATTAAATCACCCATTTCTTCAAATTATGTTAATTTGGTATATAATTTTACCGAAATCacctaatttgtaaaaaaaagaataatagaaTTTGCTTTCgtgaaattgttttaattttggtgAGATGATTTCCAAAATTAATGAGATAGAATCTGggataaaatcaaaagattgtttatcttgtttttcttttaatttattttttaaaataattacataataataatagtaataataataataataagagttAACTTTTTTACTATGAAGGAACTTCGTGAATTTCGTACTCCAATCCTTTCGTACAGTGTAGCACCGTTGATATGCAAGATGGAACATCACAAGAGAGAAAGGTTCTCAACTCGGCAACAACAATACAAGATATCCTAGTCTACAAGGCTACAAGATATCATAATCATGAAAGATAACCAGCACAAACAGATGAAAAACTTCCAGCTCAAAAATTAAATCCGTGAAGCATAATGCATAATGTGTGTACTCTACAAGACTATAACACCCATTTCCCTCGTAAGCCTATAATCTTCTATCTCAAgtacaagtaaaattaaaacagaaaaatctttaaaaaaaaaaaggacagaagagaaaactcaaaagaatagagaacaacaacaaagaaCGTTATTTTCGAGTATGGTCAGGGGAGGAGGTGCTAGATGGAGGAACTGGTTGAACAAAGCCACAATTACTACAAGGTGCAGCAGCAGCAGGAGGAGCAACAAGCTTAGCAATGTCCTTGTAACTCGCACAGCTCCTCGTACAATTGTGCTTATTATTATGCCTCACTCTCAAAACATGCTCCGGCAATCTCAACGTATACTTGTCATCATCCTTTCCCTCATCTCCCTCTCCTCTAATCAAAACTATCGAGTGCCCCGTCGAATGCGACCGTGCAAACATCTGTTCCCCCTGTTGATGAATCATGACCTCGTGATTGCCATAACCATGTTCGTGTTCATGCTCACGTTCATGCTCTTGTCTTGGATTtccatcattatcatcaccacCACCGCAGTCTTGCCCTTCTGTTACATCAATGCGTATCTCCCCGCTGGTGGACATCACCACCACACCCTCGTTAGCTTTCTGCGTTTC of Glycine soja cultivar W05 chromosome 1, ASM419377v2, whole genome shotgun sequence contains these proteins:
- the LOC114404942 gene encoding RING-H2 finger protein ATL29-like, yielding MPSPEYEMSSSPAAAPYNTPPALIAFTLTVLVLCFVAFSIVYMCKYCFSSVIHTWAFQRTPSGSLIRLTPHRSPPRGLDPDLLQVFPTFPYSSVKDLRKDQKYGLECAICLLEFEDDNVLRLLTLCCHVFHQDCIDLWLRSHKTCPVCRRDLDSPPPDETQKANEGVVVMSTSGEIRIDVTEGQDCGGGDDNDGNPRQEHEREHEHEHGYGNHEVMIHQQGEQMFARSHSTGHSIVLIRGEGDEGKDDDKYTLRLPEHVLRVRHNNKHNCTRSCASYKDIAKLVAPPAAAAPCSNCGFVQPVPPSSTSSPDHTRK